A genomic region of Barnesiella viscericola DSM 18177 contains the following coding sequences:
- the porM gene encoding type IX secretion system motor protein PorM/GldM has protein sequence MASNNNRLSPRQKMINLMYIVLTAMLALNVSSDVLNGFKQVEDGLERSTSNASLQNDALYQKLAAFNSQNPEKGGQWYKKSLDVKRETSQLYNYIDSLKTLIVKKADGKDGDVNNIERQDDLEAASYIMLSPAQRQGAKLRKMIDEYRTLISGFMTDSVKRATIENYLSTSIHSRNARVHTPSLWETTMFENMPVIAAVTILTKIQSDVRYAESEALHTLINNIDEGDVRVNQLNAFVIPNSKNIMRGGKYSANIVLAAIDTTQRPAIYINGKRLPDENKGLYETYCGSTGIFDFQGYLEVPRGDGSMTRHEFSSSYTVVEPSATISATLMNVLYAGIGNPISISVPGIPNHAIQATMTNGTLTRQGDNWIAKPAKVGQNAVITVTATMDGRSQTVANTQFRVRQLPDPMPYIAYKDDKGYEQKYKGGKPFPKTRLLAAPGIQAAIDDDLLNVSYRVLRFETVFFDSMGNAIPEVSDGANFSQRQKNSFRRLSRGKRFYISRVRAVGPDGIERDLSPIEVIVN, from the coding sequence ATGGCATCGAATAACAACAGACTTTCACCCCGGCAGAAGATGATAAACCTCATGTATATCGTCCTCACTGCCATGCTGGCCCTCAACGTGTCGTCCGATGTGCTCAACGGATTCAAGCAGGTTGAAGACGGACTGGAAAGATCTACTTCGAATGCTTCGCTCCAAAACGACGCCCTTTACCAGAAACTGGCCGCCTTCAACAGTCAGAACCCCGAGAAGGGTGGCCAGTGGTACAAGAAATCGCTCGATGTCAAGCGAGAGACCTCCCAGTTGTACAACTATATCGATTCGCTCAAAACCCTCATCGTCAAGAAGGCCGACGGGAAAGATGGCGACGTGAACAACATCGAACGGCAGGACGACCTCGAAGCCGCCTCCTACATCATGCTCTCGCCCGCCCAACGGCAAGGGGCCAAACTGAGAAAGATGATCGACGAATACCGTACCCTCATCAGCGGGTTCATGACCGACTCGGTAAAACGGGCCACCATCGAGAACTACCTCTCGACCTCGATTCATTCGAGAAACGCCCGGGTACACACCCCCTCGCTGTGGGAGACCACCATGTTTGAAAACATGCCGGTCATCGCCGCCGTAACCATTCTCACCAAGATACAGAGCGACGTGCGGTATGCCGAGAGCGAAGCCCTGCACACCCTCATCAACAACATCGACGAGGGCGACGTGCGTGTGAACCAGCTCAACGCCTTCGTAATCCCCAACTCCAAAAACATCATGCGGGGCGGGAAATACAGCGCCAACATCGTACTGGCCGCCATCGATACCACGCAACGTCCAGCCATCTACATCAACGGTAAACGTCTGCCCGACGAGAACAAAGGCCTTTACGAGACCTATTGCGGCAGTACCGGTATCTTCGACTTCCAGGGCTACCTCGAAGTGCCCCGGGGCGACGGCTCCATGACACGTCACGAATTTTCGTCGTCCTACACCGTAGTCGAGCCCAGCGCCACCATATCGGCCACCTTGATGAACGTGCTCTATGCCGGTATCGGCAACCCCATCAGCATATCGGTACCCGGTATTCCCAACCACGCCATTCAGGCCACAATGACCAACGGTACCCTCACCCGCCAGGGTGACAACTGGATTGCCAAACCGGCCAAGGTGGGACAGAACGCCGTGATTACCGTAACGGCCACCATGGACGGCCGGTCGCAAACCGTAGCCAACACTCAGTTCCGGGTGCGTCAGCTCCCCGACCCCATGCCCTACATCGCCTACAAGGACGACAAGGGTTACGAACAGAAATACAAGGGCGGGAAGCCCTTCCCCAAGACCCGGCTCCTCGCCGCCCCCGGCATACAGGCTGCCATCGACGACGACCTGCTGAACGTGTCGTACCGGGTATTGCGGTTCGAGACCGTCTTCTTCGACTCGATGGGAAATGCAATCCCCGAGGTTTCCGACGGGGCCAACTTCTCCCAACGGCAGAAAAACTCCTTCCGCCGCCTCTCGCGGGGCAAGCGGTTCTACATATCGAGAGTGCGGGCCGTGGGTCCCGACGGGATAGAACGCGACCTCTCGCCTATCGAAGTAATTGTAAACTAA